From Spartinivicinus ruber, the proteins below share one genomic window:
- the dnaN gene encoding DNA polymerase III subunit beta, which yields MKFTITREALLRPLQIVAGVVERKHTFPVLSNVLLVVDDNQLSLTGTDLEVEFIGRVPLESSAQSGEITVPARKLMDICKSLPEEAEIEVKQEDQRVLVRAGRSRFTLSSLPATEFPNIEEGESAHSFSVSQAKLRRLIDRTAFAMAQQDVRYYLNGMLLELRPGALRGVATDGHRLAMCTVDADINNADLHQMIVPRKGILEMARLLVGGDEPVNIVLSNNHIRAHTGDFSFTSKLVDGKFPDYQRVLPKGGDKVLVSERQVLRQSLNRAAILSNEKYRGVRLLMDDNALTIIANNPDQEEAEEHVNVQYDSEHLEIGFNVSYLLDVLSVLSGDKVKLTLSDSNSSVLLEELEDGDSTYVVMPMRM from the coding sequence ATGAAATTTACTATTACCCGGGAAGCTTTACTAAGGCCTTTACAAATAGTAGCTGGTGTGGTGGAGCGAAAACATACGTTTCCGGTTTTGTCTAATGTGCTGCTAGTAGTTGATGATAATCAGTTATCGCTGACAGGAACTGATTTGGAAGTAGAGTTCATTGGTCGAGTTCCTCTTGAATCTTCTGCTCAGTCTGGAGAAATCACGGTACCGGCTCGTAAATTGATGGATATTTGTAAGTCGTTACCTGAAGAAGCAGAAATAGAAGTCAAGCAAGAAGATCAGCGAGTGTTAGTGCGTGCTGGTCGAAGCCGCTTTACTTTATCGTCATTACCAGCTACTGAATTCCCAAATATCGAAGAAGGTGAAAGTGCCCATTCGTTTTCAGTATCTCAAGCAAAGCTACGTCGATTAATCGACCGTACTGCCTTTGCAATGGCACAGCAAGATGTGCGTTATTACTTAAATGGTATGCTACTTGAGCTACGCCCAGGTGCATTACGTGGTGTTGCTACTGATGGACATCGCTTGGCAATGTGCACTGTTGATGCAGATATTAATAATGCAGATCTGCATCAGATGATTGTGCCTCGTAAGGGAATTTTGGAAATGGCTCGTTTGCTAGTGGGTGGTGATGAGCCTGTAAATATCGTCCTGAGTAATAACCATATCCGTGCTCATACAGGTGATTTTTCGTTTACTTCAAAACTAGTGGATGGCAAATTTCCGGATTATCAGCGGGTGCTACCAAAAGGTGGTGATAAAGTCTTAGTGAGCGAGCGTCAAGTGTTGCGTCAGTCGTTAAACCGAGCAGCTATTTTATCTAATGAAAAATACCGTGGTGTTAGATTACTAATGGATGACAATGCGCTAACGATTATTGCCAATAATCCTGATCAAGAAGAGGCAGAAGAGCATGTGAATGTTCAATATGACTCTGAGCATCTAGAAATTGGCTTTAATGTCAGCTACTTGCTTGATGTTCTCTCTGTGTTGTCTGGCGACAAAGTAAAACTGACGCTATCTGATTCTAACAGTAGTGTTTTGCTGGAAGAGCTGGAAGACGGAGATTCTACCTATGTAGTAATGCCTATGCGAATGTAA
- the recF gene encoding DNA replication/repair protein RecF (All proteins in this family for which functions are known are DNA-binding proteins that assist the filamentation of RecA onto DNA for the initiation of recombination or recombinational repair.), with the protein MSISRLSVSNLRNLCSVNLELAAGINLFIGKNGSGKTSLLESIYLLGLARSFRSAKLKPIINSHSQECTVFAELLTENNRKLPLGLKRSLSGELTIRYAGEKIRTVAKLAQLLPIQIINPDTFQLLEGGPKLRRQFLDWGVFHVEHHYVEHWRQAQKCIKQRNSLLRRDKISPTELKVWSEALANLANKIDQLRQYYIDQFIPVFNEIVSQLIELPMLSLTYYPGWDKKVDLLALLTSNLDKEQSQHRTLYGPHRADIKVKIDGQPAGEILSRGQLKLVTAALKIAQGFLFSKFTSQKSIYLIDDIAAELDNDKRNKLCQLIETMNCQAFITCVEDSSLNYEWTKDVKMFHVEHGQVRPYV; encoded by the coding sequence ATGAGCATTTCCCGCTTATCAGTTTCGAACTTACGAAATCTGTGCTCAGTTAACCTTGAGCTTGCCGCTGGTATTAATCTGTTTATTGGAAAAAATGGCAGTGGCAAAACAAGCTTATTAGAGTCGATTTATTTGCTTGGCTTGGCTCGTTCTTTTCGTAGTGCCAAGCTTAAGCCAATCATTAACTCCCATTCACAAGAGTGTACAGTTTTTGCTGAATTATTAACGGAGAATAATCGAAAGCTTCCCTTAGGGCTTAAAAGGAGTTTGTCTGGTGAACTTACAATTCGCTATGCAGGTGAAAAAATTCGTACGGTGGCAAAGCTAGCTCAACTACTACCTATCCAAATTATCAACCCAGATACTTTTCAGTTATTAGAAGGTGGTCCTAAGCTAAGAAGACAGTTTCTTGATTGGGGAGTGTTCCACGTGGAACATCATTATGTGGAACACTGGAGGCAAGCGCAAAAGTGCATAAAACAACGGAATAGTCTACTTAGACGTGATAAAATATCACCAACTGAATTAAAGGTTTGGAGTGAAGCTTTAGCCAATTTGGCCAATAAAATTGACCAGCTGCGTCAGTATTATATAGACCAATTTATACCGGTTTTTAATGAAATAGTTTCCCAGTTAATTGAATTGCCAATGCTTTCCTTAACCTATTATCCAGGTTGGGACAAAAAGGTGGACTTGTTGGCTTTGCTAACATCAAACCTGGACAAAGAACAGAGTCAACATCGAACTTTATATGGCCCACATCGTGCTGATATAAAGGTAAAAATTGATGGGCAGCCAGCTGGAGAAATACTGTCAAGAGGACAATTAAAGCTTGTAACTGCTGCACTGAAAATAGCCCAAGGTTTTTTATTCAGTAAGTTTACTAGCCAGAAGAGCATTTATTTAATAGATGATATTGCAGCAGAGCTTGATAACGATAAGCGAAATAAGTTGTGTCAGCTTATTGAGACAATGAATTGCCAGGCATTCATAACTTGTGTTGAAGATTCATCACTAAATTATGAATGGACTAAAGATGTAAAGATGTTTCACGTGGAACATGGGCAAGTAAGACCATATGTTTAG
- the dnaA gene encoding chromosomal replication initiator protein DnaA, translating to MSLTVWQRCLEILQDELPSQQFNTWIRPLKVELEGNELTMFAPNRFVKDWVKEKYLVRIEEILNDLADDLPLLVMLEVAVRKPSFLAGTRQSLQTANQSTVETRSSGQTIAKTSGSFVNPLLSNNGGISQDENLVTTTEPTQLDVLAELTTESTSSQKVSSVPTSRQVDVEGGLKHNSSLNVDFTFDSFVEGKSNQLALAAARQVAENPGAAYNPLFLYGGVGLGKTHLMHSVGNFLVKQNSHAKVIYLHSERFVADMVKALQLNAINDFKRYYRSVDALLIDDIQFFAGKERSQEEFFHTFNALLEGGQQMILTCDRYPKEINGLEERLKSRFGWGLTVAVEPPELETRVAILMKKAEQAKIDLPHESAFFIAQRVRSNVRELEGALKRVIAHANFLGRPITIDLIRESLKDLLALQDKQVSIDNIQRMVAEYYKIKIADILSKRRSRSVARPRQVAMALSKELTNHSLPEIGDAFGGRDHTTVLHACRKVKELTETDSEIREDYKNLLRSLTT from the coding sequence GTGTCGCTCACAGTCTGGCAACGATGTCTTGAAATTTTGCAGGATGAGTTGCCTTCTCAGCAGTTCAATACTTGGATAAGACCACTCAAGGTTGAACTTGAGGGCAATGAACTGACCATGTTTGCTCCCAACCGATTTGTAAAAGATTGGGTTAAGGAAAAATATTTAGTCAGAATTGAAGAGATCCTTAATGATTTAGCTGATGACCTGCCATTACTGGTGATGCTTGAAGTTGCTGTGCGTAAGCCTAGTTTTTTAGCCGGCACTCGCCAATCACTTCAGACTGCTAATCAATCAACTGTTGAAACCCGTTCATCTGGTCAGACTATAGCTAAAACATCAGGTAGCTTTGTAAATCCACTATTAAGCAACAACGGTGGTATTAGCCAAGATGAAAATTTAGTTACCACAACAGAACCTACTCAACTGGATGTATTAGCTGAGCTTACAACTGAAAGCACTTCTAGTCAGAAAGTTTCATCAGTGCCAACATCAAGACAGGTAGATGTAGAAGGTGGGTTAAAACATAACAGCTCGCTTAATGTTGATTTTACTTTTGATAGCTTTGTTGAAGGTAAGTCGAACCAACTTGCATTAGCTGCTGCAAGACAAGTGGCTGAAAACCCTGGCGCTGCATACAACCCATTGTTTCTTTATGGCGGAGTTGGCTTGGGTAAAACCCACTTAATGCATTCTGTTGGTAACTTTTTAGTTAAACAAAACAGTCATGCAAAAGTCATTTATCTACATTCTGAACGATTTGTTGCTGATATGGTTAAAGCTTTACAGCTGAACGCAATTAATGACTTCAAACGATACTATCGTTCAGTTGATGCATTGTTGATTGATGATATTCAGTTTTTTGCTGGTAAGGAACGTTCTCAGGAAGAATTTTTCCATACCTTTAATGCGCTGCTTGAAGGTGGTCAGCAAATGATTCTGACTTGTGATCGCTATCCAAAAGAGATTAATGGCCTTGAAGAACGCTTAAAGTCAAGATTTGGTTGGGGTTTGACGGTTGCGGTTGAGCCACCAGAGTTGGAAACGCGAGTTGCCATTTTAATGAAAAAGGCAGAGCAAGCGAAAATAGACCTGCCTCATGAATCGGCTTTCTTTATTGCCCAGCGCGTGCGGTCTAATGTACGCGAATTAGAAGGTGCACTGAAACGAGTAATTGCTCATGCTAACTTTTTGGGCCGACCGATTACCATCGACTTGATTCGTGAATCTCTCAAAGATTTGCTAGCACTTCAAGATAAGCAAGTCAGTATTGATAATATCCAGCGAATGGTTGCTGAGTACTATAAAATTAAAATTGCTGATATTTTATCCAAACGAAGAAGCCGCTCTGTTGCCAGACCACGACAGGTAGCGATGGCTTTATCGAAAGAATTAACCAACCACTCTTTGCCAGAAATTGGTGATGCCTTTGGTGGGCGAGATCACACGACAGTATTACATGCTTGCCGCAAAGTGAAAGAGCTGACTGAAACTGATTCAGAAATTAGAGAAGATTACAAAAACTTGCTTCGGTCACTAACGACTTAA